The nucleotide window TCTCTCGGATTAAAATCCAAAAGATTGCAgacaacaaaataatgatgGAATTTTTTCTCTCATAATCAttcaggaaggaaaaaataatgatgagtGATTACCCAGTGAGTAAACAAAAGGATGAAATACGACACGATATCGCCTGATTTCGCATTGTCATATCAACAAACCACACTTAGCTCAGATAGCTCATGGCAGGCACCAAGAGCGAATCATTGACTTGAAGTGAAACAACAATCAAGGAGTTAACCAAAAGAGGACTTTGATCGGAATGAACACGAGTCTTGTTTTCGCCAGCATTGCTTCTTTTTCTTCCAAGGACAAGCAATGAAATACCTAGGAAATCAAACCAATTTCATTGCTACGCCTTACAAACCATGCGACGGAGGGCTAGAATATCTTGTAATGATGGGGGTGGTGCAGTTCGTGTCATTTTCTATCAATCTCGTCGCAACAATAGCAGTTTGGAAAGTTCCGGGCAAAGAGAACAATAAATTTCATCTCGCGGTTCGAACTCTGGTCCTGAGTGATCTATCAATCTCCGCTTCGACGTTGCCATTTTCCGTTGTATCCTTTGTGAATTGTTCTTGGATCAGAGGGGAAATTCTTTGCTACATCACAGCGTTTATCTCAAACACATTCTTAAGCTGGTCGTTCTTAGTTGTTTTCATAATTTGTTTGTTACGCTTTCTCGCAGTAACACGTCCACTTTACTACAGAAACCAAGTGACATGTGCACGGGTCAAAAAAGCTTTACTCTGTGCTCTGATATGGCCCTGTGCTCATTTGATTCTGCCTCTTGCTGGATTCGGCAAATTTCAGCTATACAAGAGAGGATATTATTGTTCCTTGGACCTGACACCAACGGAACCCAAACAAAAAGTCCTGGTTTATGCAACCGTGGCCGAAGGGAGTTTAATTACTCTTGCGATGTTGTATTTTTGTGGAAAGATTCTGTCCTCTTTTCACCGAAAGCGCAGAGTCAGTAGCT belongs to Acropora muricata isolate sample 2 chromosome 9, ASM3666990v1, whole genome shotgun sequence and includes:
- the LOC136928464 gene encoding histamine H2 receptor-like — its product is MKYLGNQTNFIATPYKPCDGGLEYLVMMGVVQFVSFSINLVATIAVWKVPGKENNKFHLAVRTLVLSDLSISASTLPFSVVSFVNCSWIRGEILCYITAFISNTFLSWSFLVVFIICLLRFLAVTRPLYYRNQVTCARVKKALLCALIWPCAHLILPLAGFGKFQLYKRGYYCSLDLTPTEPKQKVLVYATVAEGSLITLAMLYFCGKILSSFHRKRRVSSFLSKQQQRAAAIHRIKKQQDGFARLTFVIVLVFYGCYVPFLSLRAFILIRGPSAFNETSYFYSELLAHLNSLLNPLVYVICHKHYRSSIKDLFKSCHCSGGFRIIKRGKFFLKDEDERSKVELRKMSALSIATQRVILN